A genome region from Sceloporus undulatus isolate JIND9_A2432 ecotype Alabama chromosome 1, SceUnd_v1.1, whole genome shotgun sequence includes the following:
- the LOC121918991 gene encoding vitamin D 25-hydroxylase isoform X4 has translation MCAESGAAASASAAAASLALLAFALLAALVVRQLLKQRRPVGFPPGPAGLPLVGNIHSLAAEQPHVYMRRQSQLHGQIFSLDLGGISAIVLNGYDAIKECLVQQSEVFADRPSLPLFKKLTKMGVQCCSKSWSMD, from the exons ATGTGCGCGGAGAGCGGGGCCGCCGCCTCTGCCTCTGCCGCTGCCGCTTCCTTGGCCCTCCTGGCCTTCGCCCTCCTGGCGGCGCTGGTGGTGCGGCAGCTGCTGAAGCAGAGGCGGCCGGTGGGCTTCCCTCCGGGCCCCGCGGGGCTCCCGCTCGTCGGCAACATCCACTCGCTGGCCGCCGAGCAGCCCCACGTCTACATGAGGCGCCAGAGCCAGCTCCACGGCCAG ATCTTTAGTCTTGATTTGGGTGGTATCTCCGCTATTGTACTGAATGGATATGATGCAATAAAAGAATGCCTTGTTCAACAAAGTGAGGTCTTTGCAGACAGGCCATCTCTTCCTTTGTTCAAGAAGCTGACAAAAATGGGAG TTCAATGCTGTTCAAAGTCGTGGTCCATGGACTGA